The bacterium genome includes the window GCAAAGCGGTGCCCGGCACCGTCGCAAAGTTCCAGGGTTCCGTGCGCTGGATAAGCGCCGCGACGGGCTCCGATGCTTCCACCACCAACATATTCGTCCAATTTGAAAACGGCGCAGACTGGACGTTGCTGTCTGCCAGCGATTCGGGCGACGGGCTCAACCACAGCATTGTATTCGGGAAAGCGCCGGTTTCAGCGGCGGCACCGGCGTTGGCGGAGGCGATTCCGGCGGTGGAGGAATCGGTTGAAGAAGCCACCGCGCCATCTGCCGAACTCTACGAGCTGCCGGCGGAATCGGCGGTTTCGACTCCGGCGGAATCGACTTATGACGGGGTTATCGCTCCCAGTGTTGACGAACTTATGGGCGAAGCTCCTGCCGAATCGTCCGACAATGAGACGGTTGGCGAAGCCGATTACGACGACTTCCCCGTATACGATCTAGAGCAGTTCCGTCAACGCGAAGGCGAATATGAGCTCCCTGAATTCGAAGGGATGAAGGATCGTTTGTCCGATGTTTTGGTCACTCTGCCCCGAGCGATTTCCATTTACTCGGCTCTGACGATAATGAGTCAAGTGTCGGGAATAAGCATTATTCTCGATCCTTACTGGAATATGGATCCTCGCGGCACAGGTCCCACCGACCGTCCGCCGTTGGATACTCTCGGCCCCGGTGGCGGTTTCGGCGGCGGCGGATTCCGCGAGGCCGGGCAGTTCGAAGCCATCACTTTCCAGGAAGGCCTTGCCGTCCAGGGCAACTTCACCGACGTCCCGTTCGACATCGCCCTCAAGATATTGCTCGACAGCAACAACTTGAAGATGAAGGTTTACCGCGACGAAAGCGATCCGTACGCAAAGCCCATCGTTTTTGTAACGAGCCGCGAGCGTATGGAGCACGAGCTTAAGGACGCAAACGAAGTTGAACTCTACCAACTCCACTATGCGGATCCGAACCAGATAATCCAGATACTTTGGACGATGGATATCCTTCCCTCGTTTAACGTCGGGTATTACACCTACCGAGGCATTTCGGGAGGAAATCTCGGCGGACAGGGGCAGGGCGGTTTTGGAGGATCCGGCGGCGGAACCGGCAGAGGCGGAAGCGGCGGCGGCGGCAGCTTCAGAAACGCGAGTGTTGACCTGTCAACCGCACCCGCCTATTTCGCCGAGCCGATGCAGGGCATCTCTCCTGGATCTCCAGGAGGTGGCGGCGGGGGCGCCGGCGGCGGCCAGGGCCAGGGCGGCCAGGGCGGTATAGGCGGCCAGGGCCAGGGCGGAGTCGGAGGCGGCATACCGCTTCCGACCGCAAAGAGCGGCCTGATCATTATGCGGGGTACGCGCGAAACGCTTGAAATCGCCAAAGACATCATCCGCAAAGTGGACAAGCCGCCAAAGCAAGCCAGTCTCAAGGTAACCATTTATACCGTTACCGAGAATCCGCAGACCGTTTACGGGCTTTTGACCGGCCAGGCGAATAGGGACCGCACATTCTGGGATTACGGCGGAGGCTCGCTCGGGCTTACGATTCCGGCAAAGGGCGGAATCATACCGACCGACAACTACGAGCTGACCTTCAACGCGCTGCAGACCGAGCGCAAAGCGAAGGTAATCAACCAGACCGAGATCGCCGTGATTGACGGACTCCCGGCCAACATCGAATTCAACAGGACGCGAGGCAACTTCCGCACTACCGTCACTTTCGACGCCAACGGAAACGCATTCCGCACCGGCACGTTCGACGAAGTGACGGCGGATACAAGCCTCGACTTCCTGCCGCAGATCGACGACTACGGCCGCATCACGCTGCAGTTCCAGCCCGATGTGACCGTGTTCGACGGCCCGCCGCAGGTTGCGCAGGACGGACAGGGCGGCGAAGTCACCTTCCAGCCGACCACCACGACCACACTCAACACGGTACTGCGTCTGCAGGACGGCGAGACTGCGCTCATCGGCGGACTTATGATTGAAACCGACAGCGACGACATCGAAAAGGTGCCGCTGCTTGGCGACATTCCGTTCATCGGCTCGATATTCTCCCATCACAACAAGAGCCGTGAAACGAGCTACATCTTCGTCACGATTTCGGCGACCATCATCGACGACAAATAATTTTTAAAATCCGGCCCGCGGGCTGGAACAAGATTGCTGCGAGGAGGTCACAGCGTGTGACCCCAACCAGGAGGTAGCTGTCTTGGCAACTGCAAAACGGAAGAAAAGCTTGAAGCCGCTGGATATCGGTCTCGACCTGACCAGCGACGAGCTTCGTGTAGTGGGCTTGTCCCGCTCGCGTGCGGCCTACGTTTTGGAGCGGTTCGCAATCGCTCCGATTCCAAGCTCGGTGTTTTCCGCCGGCAAGGTGGCCGAGCCAAGGGAACTGGGCAACAAGATCGTGGAAATCTGCGCGGCCAACGGAATCAAGCCCAAGCGGGCGATGATTTCGCTGTCCGGCAAGGCGGCGATTACGCGTATCGTAGAGCTGCCGAAAATGGGCTTCGCCCAGACGCGGCAGGCCATCGATCTTCAAATCAACCAATACGTTCCTTTCCCGCCGGGCGACACCGTTTACCAGTTCAAGGTATTGCCTCCATCCGCGGGCAGCAATCCCGCGATGCAGGAAGTGCTCCTGTGCGCCACGCGGCGCAGCACCGTGGACAGCTTGATTCAAACGCTGCGCTCCGCGAAGATCGAGCCGGGCGGAATCAAAATCACGAGCCTCGCGGCCTCCAGGCTGATACTTCCCCGGCTGGAAGGCTACACCCAGACGGCATGTTTGATCGACGTTCGCGACACTGTCACAGACCTGTCGTTCTTCATCAACGGCAATTTCCGGCTGTCCCGTCCGATCGAGATGGGCTACAACTCGATCATCGCCAAGCTCAGCCAGGCGCTCGGTGTTTCCAACGCGGAAGCGGAAGAGCACCTGCGCAACGAGCCGGTGGACCTCGCTCTGCCCGAAGAGGAAGTCGATCCCTCGGAAGACAACAGGATGCGTGAAACGCTGCTTCCCATTTTCAGCGGTTTCATCAGCGAGCTTATCCGCAGCATCCGCTATTACGAATCGCAGGCGCAGCGCAGCGAGCGCGTGGGCAAGCTGTTCGTGTACGGCAACGTTCAGTTGTTCAAGAACCTCGACAGATACATCGAGCAGCAGACGGGTCTGGAAGTCAGCGTGCTGTCGGTCACCAGCCTGTTGACCACGCTTCAGGGAGTTTACTCCCAGGACCTGCTGCGCGAGCACGCCGAAAAGTTGGTGGTGGCATCCGGCCTTGCAGCGGATCTTTCATTCCGCGCCAAGCCCGAGCTCAACCTGATGCCGCAGACCTACTATTTGAAGGAGCAGGCTCGCACGGTGGTGTGGGCTGGCGTGATCGTGCTTCTGATTATGGCGGCTCTGTTTTACTACCAAATTTCGCTTCTCGACGCAAAGATAAGTCAGAAAAACCAGGAGCTTGCGGAAGCGAAACAGGTGGAGGCTCAATACAAAGGCGATGCGGACACGTTTGACAACGTGAAAACCAAGATTCAGGCAAACATTCCAAAGTTCAAACAGGTTTTCGGGCTGGTCGCCAAGCAGCCGATTTGGCCGGGGTATATGACCGAGCTTGGCGCCGTTACGCCTGACACCGTGTACCTTACGGAAGTGACTTTCAATTCGAGCGACGCCACGATAGATGTCAAGGGCGTCGCTTCTTCCCGATACGATTTGATGCTTTTCTGCCTGGCGCTGGATCACTCCGATTTCTTCGCTCAAGTGGAAGTATCCGAATCGGGTGACGAGGCGGCTGGAGGAGGTTCGGGAGGAGGCGGCGGAGGTGCCGCGTCGATTGGCGGGCCGGCCACCACGCTAAGCGGCCAGGCACCGGTTCCCGCGCCGTCGGTCGGCGGATTGCTGTCCGCCGGGGCTCCTATGGACGAATTTCGTCCGCCTCGCTGGACCGGCCGCCCGGGACATAACATTGAGGACTTTTTCGGCACTCCTCCTTGGGCCAGGCGGGTTGTTTCGTGGGGATTCGACATTACGGTGAAGATCCAAAGCAAGGTTTGGAACCAGGAAGAGCCGCTCGCTCCGTTAACCGATTGGGAGGAGGTGGTGCAGAGTGTCGTCAACACGTAAACAGCCACCGGCAAAAGGCAAGCCCGAAGCGCCCATAAAGCAGCCGATTTTTACGCCCCAGAACATGGTCATCCTGTTCGGCGTTCTGGCGGTTGTCTTTTTCCTTGTGTTTTTCAAGGGTTTTTACCAGACAAAAGTAAAAGAAATCGCCACTCTGGACGATGAGATAACCAAGCAGCAGGAGCTGAATGCCACTTACCAGCGCAAGGCCGCGAAGCTGGCCGAGGCGGAGTACATCAAGGAAGTCATGGACGAGAAGCTTGAATCCGTTCAGTTCAAGTTTTTCAAGAACCAGGACGACATCCTTGAATTCTTTAAAACCGTCCTTTTCGACCTGCTCGTGCGTTCCAACATCGATCCCTATACGATCGAGCTTGATTTCGACTACGAGTTCGTGATGCCGTGGTACATCGACGATCCGATTGAAACTATGCCGGATTGGATCGACCCGGACAAAGTGGCGGAGTTGTTTTCGTGGAAGTACATTTCCAAACCGGAAGGTCAGGATCCTTCAAAGAAGCCCGAAGGCGGCGATGCAATCGGGGTGCCTGATACGTTCATAAAGCCGCTGCCGATAACGATTAAAAAGATCAGGACTACCTATGAAGGTATGAAGCGCCTGATCGAAAACATGCAGCGCGGCAAAGGCTACCTTTACACGGTTCACTGCTTTAAAAACGATTCGGGCGAAAATTCAGGTTTGCTTCGGGTTTTTACCGATTTCGAAATGGAGATTACGATTTACCTGATGAACCCAAATCAGAACGCCACCGGCGACACTCCGGAAGGTATGCCGGGCGCCGAGACGTGCTAACGGGGAGTTGATTTAGATGCAGGAACTGATGCAAAACAAAACTCTGATGGCGATTCTTGGAATCGCGATTGTCGCGGCCATCTTCACCTATTTCTTCTCCGGCGGACTTTCCATTTCGGGAGATGACCCTCTTGCCGGAGATATGACCGCACAATACGCGCAAGAAATAGGCGCACAGCCCGGCGCGCCGCCTGCGTCCGCTCCTTCGTCCGGCGGCGAAACTTCTGCAGGCGGGCCTCCCCCTGCGATGGGCCTTGAGACGGGCATGCCCGCCGCCCCGGCCGCAGAGCCTTCAAAGCCGAGCGAACCTTCCGAGCCAAGCAAGCCGGCTCCCGCGAAGCTGGCTGGGGAAGGCAAAGGGATAAACGAGAAGCTGCTTGCCTTCAGGAAGTTAAATCCCGACGAAATCCTGGAAGAGAAGTATAAGGATCTTGAGGAAAAGGTCAGCGAGCCCGAGGCGTTTGCCGAGGATATCGGCCGAGTTGACCCCCTCACGGTTGTACTCGACTATATACCGGAAGAGCTGCGCCCGCCCCGCTCCGGCGAAACAAACGAAGAGGAAATCATCAAATTCCTGCAGGAATCGTACGGTTACGAGATGATCGACTCGCTCAACATCCGCGTTGTCGAGGTTGTCGAACTCGGCAACTATCCGATTGTGCTTTTTACGGTCAACGGCAGACCGTCCCAGGGCGGACCCGGAGCGGCGACCTACTTTAACGGTGTTGAGATCAGAATCTTGGAGGCGGACACGACCGCAGTAACGATGCGCCTCACGGTTTACGGGACTTACTCGACGATGTCCCGTACGAAAAAGTTCATTTCGGGCGATTATTGATCGCCCACCCCGTTTTGAATCCCTTTGCCCCGGTCTTTGCCGGGGCGATTTTTTGGGGAAGGCATGGAGGGATTTGCGTCCTGGCTGTATAGCTTGATCGTAACGGTGTGGGGGCGCATCGCGCTCCTTTGGTCGGAACCATCCCGGTGGCTGACTCACTGGGGTTGGGAACACCAGGCATATTATCTGCTTTTCCCCGAGCTGGTTCTGCTGCTCGGGGTGTTTATCATCCTCGTACTTTTCCTTATCTACGGCCCCAAGTACTATAACGCGTACACTTGGATAGGCATTGTATCAATGTTCCTGAATTTCCTGCTGACGCTGCATCTAATGTACATGACCAGCAGGTTTTTCAGTTACGGGCTGGGTTTATGGTGGGGGCAGCTTGAAACGATAGACCCTTACGCGCTTTTCTTCAAACAGATTTTCGATTGGGG containing:
- the pilM gene encoding type IV pilus assembly protein PilM, with the protein product MATAKRKKSLKPLDIGLDLTSDELRVVGLSRSRAAYVLERFAIAPIPSSVFSAGKVAEPRELGNKIVEICAANGIKPKRAMISLSGKAAITRIVELPKMGFAQTRQAIDLQINQYVPFPPGDTVYQFKVLPPSAGSNPAMQEVLLCATRRSTVDSLIQTLRSAKIEPGGIKITSLAASRLILPRLEGYTQTACLIDVRDTVTDLSFFINGNFRLSRPIEMGYNSIIAKLSQALGVSNAEAEEHLRNEPVDLALPEEEVDPSEDNRMRETLLPIFSGFISELIRSIRYYESQAQRSERVGKLFVYGNVQLFKNLDRYIEQQTGLEVSVLSVTSLLTTLQGVYSQDLLREHAEKLVVASGLAADLSFRAKPELNLMPQTYYLKEQARTVVWAGVIVLLIMAALFYYQISLLDAKISQKNQELAEAKQVEAQYKGDADTFDNVKTKIQANIPKFKQVFGLVAKQPIWPGYMTELGAVTPDTVYLTEVTFNSSDATIDVKGVASSRYDLMLFCLALDHSDFFAQVEVSESGDEAAGGGSGGGGGGAASIGGPATTLSGQAPVPAPSVGGLLSAGAPMDEFRPPRWTGRPGHNIEDFFGTPPWARRVVSWGFDITVKIQSKVWNQEEPLAPLTDWEEVVQSVVNT